Proteins from one Nilaparvata lugens isolate BPH chromosome 10, ASM1435652v1, whole genome shotgun sequence genomic window:
- the LOC111062982 gene encoding protein abrupt: MADEQLFCLRWNNFPNNFASQFDSLRSNEDFVDVTLTCEGRRITAHKLVLSACSPYFKQLFKGNPCKHPIMFLHNVEFQHLKALVDFMYLGEVNVAQTNLPSFLHTAETLQIRGLADSQSKFADINRNSTCGINAVKVRCGGEGGGAGGGGGSHIGPSTTEEAEDIITNALTNSHKRLKPNGSRSSLDSIAPNLHPKLEKGEFSAADLLESATAASAAVNPFLALESAVENVHSSGLTLQGALDAATTGGPHPAAVSQTHHSDQSVQEQSSSSDGEMAKPHSLDPRPCPECGRIYSNISNLRQHIRLIHYPECIACPLCFKPFKNKLYLKRHLISYHELLPPSYMEKRYQYNSGGGPGAVGGPGNSNHSNTPMMFPNYNYLNRHSNADQQPLPPTNNNHANFSNSNHMPVQAVLSSPPPNNSNYYQQHSTPRPPEYSPRISDNASDASQEQSTSLKRSYPNSQQAPVETPQESNNTTKEC, from the exons ATGGCAGATGAACAGCTATTCTGTTTGAGATGGAACAACTTTCCGAACAACTTTGCATCACAGTTCGACTCTCTGCGAAGCAATGAGGATTTCGTCGACGTGACTCTCACATGTGAAGGCAGGCGGATAACAGCGCACAAGCTTGTGTTGTCAGCATGCAGTCCCTACTTCAAGCAACTCTTCAag GGCAATCCTTGCAAACACCCGATAATGTTTCTGCACAACGTGGAATTCCAACACCTGAAGGCTCTAGTCGACTTCATGTACCTGGGCGAAGTGAACGTTGCTCAGACCAATCTTCCGTCTTTCCTTCATACGGCCGAAACTCTTCAAATTCGCGGCTTAGCTGACAGTCAGTCCAAG TTTGCAGATATAAATAGGAATTCGACGTGTGGCATAAATGCTGTGAAGGTGCGCTGTGGCGGGGAGGGTGGAGGTGCTGGTGGTGGGGGTGGCAGCCATATTGGTCCATCAACAACCGAGGAGGCCGAAGACATCATAACCAATGCTCTAACCAATTCCCATAAAAGACTGAAACCAAATGGATCAAGGTCATCGCTCGATTCAATTGCACCCAATCTACAT CCAAAACTAGAAAAGGGAGAGTTTTCAGCTGCAGATCTTCTGGAATCAGCGACTGCAGCCTCAGCAGCTGTCAATCCTTTCTTGGCACTCGAGTCAGCTGTCGAAAATGTCCATAGCAGTGGATTAACGTTACAAG GTGCTTTAGATGCTGCAACGACAGGAGGTCCGCACCCTGCTGCAGTGTCACAAACCCATCACAGCGATCAATCAGTCCAGGAACAATCCTCATCCAGTG atgGCGAGATGGCGAAACCTCACTCACTGGACCCAAGGCCGTGTCCCGAATGTGGCCGCATCTACAGCAACATCTCCAACCTGAGGCAACACATCCGCCTCATCCACTACCCAGAGTGTATCGCCTGTCCGCTCTGCTtcaaaccgttcaaaaacaAACTCTACCTGAAACGCCACCTCATCAGTTACCACGAACTTCTACCTCCCAGCTACATGGAGAAACGCTACCAATACAACTCGGGAGGGGGTCCTGGGGCAGTGGGGGGTCCTGGTAACAGTAATCATAGCAACACTCCTATGATGTTCCCCAACTACAATTACCTCAATAGACACAGTAACGCTGATCAGCAACCTCTACCTCCTACGAACAATAACCATGCCAACTTCTCCAATAGCAATCACATGCCAGTGCAAGCTGTTCTCAGCTCTCCGCCTCCGAATAATAGCAACTACTACCAACAGCATTCCACGCCACGGCCTCCTGAGTACAGTCCTCGCATCAGTGATAATGCCAGTGACGCCTCACAAGAACAATCCACCTCTTTGAAAAGGAGCTATCCTAATTCTCAACAAGCTCCGGTTGAAACGCCTCAAGAAAGCAATAATACTACTAAAGAATGCTAG